The following proteins come from a genomic window of Pseudochaenichthys georgianus chromosome 19, fPseGeo1.2, whole genome shotgun sequence:
- the LOC117465204 gene encoding kunitz-type serine protease inhibitor kunitoxin-Phi1-like, whose translation MTSLASLSSLTNTKNTTANRILALKPYNKENKKGAIFPSILEETAGHKDRHYGEKTIVFAVLLLLLGCTWTIQADVDEDEVEKPVNTTVDPAHVEDFNPFSKDCKKAPEHGPCQSLLIIERYFYNPSSMTCEIFSYGGCGGNLNNFEDKAKCMESCHTAEDEDDTKNGSD comes from the exons ATGACAAGCCTGGCAAGCTTGTCCAGCCTG ACAAACACtaaaaacacaacagctaacagGATCCTAGCGCTAAAACCTTACAATAAGGAGAATAAGAAGGGGGCTATATTTCCATCAATTCTAGAAGAGACAGCTGGACATAAAGACAGACATTATGGAGAAAAAACGATTGTGTTTGCtgtgctactgctgctgctggggtGCACGTGGACCATCCAGGCAGACGTTGATGAGGATGAG GTGGAGAAACCTGTGAATACGACTGTGGATCCTGCACACGTGGAAGACTTCAATCCCTTTTCAA AGGACTGTAAAAAAGCACCAGAACACGGGCCTTGTCAGTCATTGTTAATCATTGAAAGGTACTTCTACAACCCCTCCTCAATGACCTGTGAGATCTTCTCCTATGGCGGGTGTGGGGGCAACCTGAACAACTTTGAAGATAAGGCAAAGTGTATGGAGAGTTGTCACACTGCAGAAGATGAGGATGATACAAAAAATGGGTCTGATTAA